One segment of Onychomys torridus chromosome 3, mOncTor1.1, whole genome shotgun sequence DNA contains the following:
- the LOC118579195 gene encoding hyaluronidase-5-like gives MRVLDLKHSFSGSFFEFNGALQAVLVLLLLPCCLTVDFRAPPLIPNVPFLWAWNAPTEACLTKFNEPLDLSLFSLVGSPKKTATGQPVTIFYTDRLGLYPHIDDSQTSIHGGIPQLGSLKNHLAKSRSDIEHYMPIDNVGLAIIDWEDWRPTWSRNWKPKDIYRNKSIELVHQQNKQLNLTEVTRRAKKEFEHAARNFMEETLKLGKSLRPNHLWGFYLFPDCYNNKFQDPNYNGHCPDIEKKRNDALSWIWKESTALYPSIYLKSDLKSSPQAALYVRNRVREAIRVSKTKDPHNPVPVFVYSRIVFIDLTSQYLNQDDLVNTIGETVALGASGMVMWGTLGLARSMKSCLTLRDYLENTLNPYLINVTLAAKMCSQTLCRGQGMCSRKDWNSDDYLHLSPQNFQIQFVKSGKYEIRGSPTFDDLQYFSKNFRCNCYANLNCKEREDMENVNTISVCAVEDVCINSFVIEEPNALPVNWKHPNFANSNQSDIISSATRGPCVLRKDVSGYLFVLSIYSQHLKYWL, from the exons ATGCGAGTGTTGGATTTGAAGCACTCCTTTTCTGGGAGCTTTTTTGAGTTTAATGGAGCACTCCAGGCAGTATTAGTCTTACTTTTGCTTCCATGTTGCTTGACTGTAGATTTTAGAGCACCGCCACTTATACCTAATGTGCCTTTCCTCTGGGCCTGGAATGCCCCAACTGAAGCTTGTCTCACAAAGTTTAATGAGCCACTAGATCTTAGTTTGTTCTCTTTAGTGGGAAGTCCCAAAAAAACTGCCACGGGTCAGCCTGTCACGATATTTTATACTGATCGACTTGGCCTCTATCCTCATATAGATGACTCACAAACAAGTATTCATGGAGGGATACCCCAGTTGGGATCTCTGAAAAATCATTTGGCAAAATCAAGGAGTGACATCGAGCATTACATGCCAATAGACAATGTAGGCTTGGCTATCATTGATTGGGAAGACTGGAGGCCCACCTGGTCAAGAAACTGGAAACCCAAGGATATTTACAGGAATAAGTCTATTGAATTGGTCCACCAACAAAATAAGCAACTTAATTTAACAGAAGTCACCAGGAGGGCCAAAAAAGAATTTGAGCACGCAGCAAGAAATTTTATGGAAGAGACTTTAAAATTGGGGAAATCACTTCGGCCAAATCACTTATGGGGTTTTTATCTTTTTCCTGATTGTTACAACAATAAATTTCAAGACCCCAACTACAATGGACATTGCCCtgatatagaaaagaaaagaaatgacgcTCTCTCCTGGATATGGAAGGAAAGCACAGCCCTTTACCCATCTATATATTTGAAAAGTGACTTGAAGTCATCTCCACAGGCAGCACTCTATGTCAGAAATCGGGTACGAGAGGCCATTAGGGTGTCTAAGACAAAGGATCCTCATAATCCAGTTCCTGTTTTTGTATATTCTCGCATTGTGTTTATCGATCTGACTTCCCAGTACCTGAATCAG GATGACCTTGTGAATACAATTGGTGAAACAGTTGCTCTGGGTGCCTCTGGAATGGTAATGTGGGGAACTCTTGGTTTAGCACGAAGTATG AAATCTTGTCTGACCTTACGTGATTACTTGGAGAACACACTGAATCCTTACTTAATCAACGTCACCCTGGCAGCCAAAATGTGTAGCCAAACACTTTGCCGGGGTCAAGGCATGTGTTCGAGGAAAGACTGGAATTCAGATGACTACCTTCACTTGAGCCCCCAAAATTTTCAGATTCAATTTGTGAAAAGTGGAAAGTATGAAATCCGTGGCAGTCCCACCTTTGATGACCTACAGTACTTTTCCAAAAACTTCCGTTGCAACTGTTATGCCAACCTGAACtgcaaggagagagaggacaTGGAAAATGTGAACACTatcagtgtgtgtgctgtggaagaTGTTTGCATTAATTCCTTTGTCATTGAAGAACCTAACGCTCTACCTGTCAACTGGAAACACCCTAATTTTGCTAATAGCAATCAGTCAGATATTATATCATCTGCCACAAGAGGTCCATGTGTGCTGAGGAAAGATGTCAGTGGCTATCTCTTTGTTCTCTCTATCTATTCACAGCATTTGAAATATTGGCTATAG